A part of Actinobaculum sp. 313 genomic DNA contains:
- a CDS encoding formate dehydrogenase accessory sulfurtransferase FdhD: MSQSPTGRRRGAVVDPLYPGRTREIRVPFEEPLELRADGRCLVRLLRTPGHDLELVHGYLLGEGLISGRDDVRSARYCEGRSISEGAGCAENSYNVVSVTVNDAATLAAAGSVTADVGVSSSQWKVPGPATSPQGRVKRAGESSVLQSIASGDGRESPAGPDALDDVAARSGGFDDVVAPVAIREDVTIVEAALLRRIVAKLAQERVYSAASLTLPGISTVRTDIHLGQAVDKAVGWAVLAGLMPLEGAVLGVSGIPDIHVMTRAVRAGLPIVVGMHPPSSSAIDMAAEYGVTLAVVQDAAPEPDVVVLTVADRVEEGPVEGE; the protein is encoded by the coding sequence GTGAGTCAGTCCCCCACCGGGCGCCGACGCGGCGCCGTCGTCGATCCACTTTATCCCGGCCGTACGCGCGAAATACGTGTTCCGTTCGAAGAGCCGCTTGAGCTCCGGGCAGACGGAAGGTGCCTGGTGCGGCTGCTGCGCACCCCAGGGCATGATCTTGAATTGGTGCACGGCTATCTGCTGGGGGAGGGCCTTATATCGGGGCGCGATGACGTTCGTAGCGCGCGCTACTGCGAGGGAAGGAGCATCTCGGAGGGCGCCGGGTGCGCCGAGAACAGTTACAACGTCGTCTCGGTAACGGTCAATGACGCAGCGACATTGGCGGCTGCGGGTTCGGTTACCGCCGACGTGGGAGTTAGCTCCTCTCAGTGGAAGGTGCCGGGGCCGGCTACATCACCGCAAGGGCGGGTGAAGCGTGCTGGAGAGAGTTCCGTTCTTCAGAGCATCGCGTCGGGGGACGGGCGTGAATCCCCTGCTGGGCCGGATGCGCTTGACGACGTCGCAGCACGATCAGGCGGGTTCGACGACGTCGTCGCGCCGGTGGCGATCAGGGAGGACGTGACCATTGTGGAGGCGGCACTGTTGCGCCGCATCGTCGCCAAACTCGCGCAGGAGCGCGTCTACTCGGCGGCATCGCTGACACTGCCGGGAATCTCCACGGTACGGACCGATATACATCTGGGGCAGGCGGTCGACAAGGCGGTGGGATGGGCCGTGCTCGCAGGTCTTATGCCACTGGAAGGTGCCGTACTGGGAGTGAGTGGCATTCCGGATATTCACGTGATGACCCGGGCAGTTCGAGCAGGGCTACCTATTGTGGTGGGTATGCACCCGCCTAGTTCGTCTGCCATCGACATGGCGGCGGAATACGGCGTGACTTTGGCTGTGGTGCAGGACGCCGCACCGGAGCCGGATGTGGTGGTGTTGACCGTCGCGGACCGGGTTGAAGAGGGCCCTGTAGAAGGGGAATAA
- a CDS encoding GNAT family N-acetyltransferase produces the protein MLVREITAAEVATWAPRAVDHMTRIREASGALRCEVAELFSARILKTFRVGVPRGSRIFVNDNCTQWLWVKERPKLAVVDAKIDADPRGQWRETLRTVLDGREAEVSFYPGDRSAAALFDGVPYREVLRHMSVSLPRLGFVPAEGAEAIHLRTMGAGELGTFLDAVCESLGRHEANVNPGSDARELAAKNLAECERLLSDGVSTPGHEVCAICTDTRTIGGIWAEIDGHCAFLWNLYVYRPYRGHGHSRAALVALAERLKVEGVRHINLRVVADNFAAQAIYDSVGFALTERTVMLEPARMNVDDAGSSGSVAVPGDVAVG, from the coding sequence ATGTTGGTCCGGGAGATCACCGCAGCTGAAGTCGCCACATGGGCGCCGCGCGCGGTTGATCATATGACGCGAATTCGCGAGGCGTCCGGCGCATTGCGCTGCGAGGTCGCCGAGCTTTTCTCTGCCCGGATTCTCAAGACCTTTCGTGTGGGGGTTCCCCGCGGATCGCGTATCTTTGTCAATGACAATTGCACGCAGTGGCTGTGGGTGAAAGAGCGCCCGAAACTCGCCGTCGTCGACGCGAAAATCGACGCCGACCCGCGCGGCCAATGGCGGGAAACGCTCCGTACCGTACTTGATGGCCGGGAGGCTGAAGTCAGCTTCTATCCCGGTGACCGGAGTGCCGCCGCGCTGTTCGATGGCGTGCCATACCGAGAGGTACTGCGGCATATGTCCGTGTCACTGCCACGGCTCGGTTTCGTTCCCGCAGAGGGGGCAGAGGCAATCCATCTGCGTACCATGGGCGCGGGCGAACTCGGCACCTTCCTTGACGCTGTGTGTGAGTCACTGGGGCGGCATGAGGCAAATGTGAACCCGGGCAGTGATGCTCGCGAGCTTGCCGCGAAGAACCTGGCCGAGTGTGAGCGTCTGCTTTCCGACGGCGTCTCCACGCCGGGGCACGAAGTGTGTGCGATCTGCACAGATACGCGCACAATCGGCGGCATATGGGCGGAAATCGACGGGCATTGCGCTTTCCTATGGAATCTGTACGTGTATCGCCCCTATCGCGGGCACGGGCATTCACGCGCCGCGCTCGTTGCACTGGCCGAGCGGCTCAAGGTTGAAGGCGTGCGGCATATCAATCTGCGTGTTGTGGCGGATAATTTCGCGGCGCAGGCCATATACGACTCGGTCGGCTTTGCGCTCACCGAGCGAACCGTGATGCTGGAGCCTGCGCGTATGAACGTCGACGACGCGGGCAGCAGCGGTAGTGTCGCAGTGCCGGGCGACGTCGCAGTGGGCTGA
- a CDS encoding DUF6363 domain-containing protein codes for MADALMTRWRNYNRSRDKLLELERRGQAYLYFPEAMSVTNHERNVEKLRANYDAGWEQAQRQLPEWLDWLA; via the coding sequence GTGGCGGATGCACTGATGACGCGCTGGCGCAATTACAACCGGAGCCGGGACAAGCTCCTGGAACTGGAGCGCCGTGGGCAGGCCTATCTGTACTTCCCGGAGGCAATGTCCGTCACCAACCACGAGCGGAACGTGGAAAAGCTACGCGCAAATTACGACGCCGGATGGGAGCAGGCGCAGCGGCAGTTGCCGGAATGGCTCGACTGGCTTGCCTAA
- a CDS encoding patatin family protein: MSRLEETALIFEGGGMRASGTAPVVVTLIEQGLQFPHVSGISAGSSHTANYLAGEAKRAEECFVDFADDPNFGSLGTFLRGEGLFNAHYIYEETGNEGQALPYNYDAFRNNTAAARIGAFRVSDGREVYWSKDDIADKPDLMRKVRASSTMPGLMPPVEIDEELYVDGALGPSGGIPLDAAMADGYERFFVVLTRPRGYRKRPRVTRSSTVDTSTSIRGWRMH; this comes from the coding sequence ATGTCCCGTTTGGAGGAGACAGCCCTCATTTTCGAAGGGGGCGGCATGCGTGCCAGCGGCACCGCACCGGTGGTCGTCACCCTCATTGAGCAGGGCCTGCAGTTTCCACACGTATCAGGCATTTCCGCCGGCTCCTCTCACACCGCCAACTATCTGGCTGGGGAGGCCAAGCGGGCCGAGGAGTGCTTTGTAGACTTCGCCGACGATCCCAATTTCGGCTCCCTCGGCACGTTTCTGCGCGGCGAAGGCCTTTTCAACGCACATTACATTTACGAGGAGACCGGCAACGAGGGCCAGGCGCTCCCGTACAACTACGACGCTTTTCGTAACAACACGGCCGCCGCGCGCATCGGCGCCTTCCGGGTCTCCGACGGCCGCGAGGTGTACTGGTCAAAGGACGACATCGCCGATAAGCCCGATCTCATGCGGAAGGTGCGGGCCTCGTCGACCATGCCTGGCCTCATGCCGCCGGTCGAAATCGACGAGGAGCTGTACGTCGACGGCGCGCTCGGCCCCTCGGGTGGGATTCCTCTGGACGCGGCAATGGCGGATGGGTATGAACGTTTCTTCGTCGTTCTGACCCGCCCGCGCGGTTACCGTAAGCGTCCCCGCGTAACCCGCAGTTCTACCGTCGATACTTCCACCAGTATCCGCGGGTGGCGGATGCACTGA